The Glycine soja cultivar W05 chromosome 3, ASM419377v2, whole genome shotgun sequence genome window below encodes:
- the LOC114405544 gene encoding indole-3-acetic acid-induced protein ARG7-like — protein sequence MEVGKKKMMLKSLIKKVIKGLPLFLAPNGVRSTRRVCYMSDIDEENEHATKVPEDVKEGHFAVIAMHGEETKRFVVELDYLTDPAFLKLLEQAREEYGFQQKGALAVPCTPEELQKIIENRPLRN from the coding sequence ATGGAGGTTggaaagaagaagatgatgctCAAGTCTTTGATCAAAAAGGTGATAAAGGGTCTTCCATTATTCTTGGCACCAAATGGAGTACGTAGTACGAGAAGGGTTTGTTATATGAGTGACATTGATGAGGAAAATGAACATGCAACAAAGGTGCCAGAAGATGTTAAAGAAGGACACTTTGCGGTTATAGCAATGCATGGTGAAGAAACAAAAAGGTTCGTTGTTGAGTTAGATTATTTAACCGATCCTGCTTTCTTGAAGCTGCTGGAGCAAGCAAGGGAAGAGTATGGCTTTCAACAGAAGGGTGCACTTGCAGTTCCCTGCACCCCCGAAGAACTTCAGAAGATTATAGAGAATCGACCACTGCGTAATTAA